The following proteins are co-located in the Phytoactinopolyspora mesophila genome:
- a CDS encoding AMP-binding protein — protein sequence MAEQHRDTAGLDAWAAVADELEWHDPWTTLYTPKGRYGRWFDGGRFNLAVNCVDRHLRTRGSQPVILWEGEPGDRRELTYEQLHAEVVALAGSLRGLGVEAGDRVALHMGWLPETVVAMLACARIGAVVAILPTPLPAEALALRLQDFQPRVLFTQDGAWRHGTILPLKARADEALGAVGGVEHTVVVRRTGMDVAWYEGDRWLHDLVAEPRPSGPERDTTPAALDPEHPILAGHLANRRGQPVSILHGAANLAASSLAIHRYAVAEGGVFWCAGDVSWIGAQAHGVLGPLLAGTTTVMFEGMLDVPTRHRTWDIVSRYGVSTLVTTPTVIRLLRGWSQRPPDPETVATLRRVVMIAEPSGPELVKWLADEVGDGRITVGDGWGQVQLGGIVSVEPPLDPKSLPDPGFAIVADDGTELPDGQGGELVMRQPWAGTLRAMEGSGVDDVMRNYHWHREGVYSTYDVARRCQDGTLEFLGRMDEVVSISGQLVSLGEVRQVLLEHPFVVAAEVFERADARLGRSLAAAVELTEDVPADATAAGELLDTVRELLGGLARPRALAFIDRFGDQLTRSQLREALTLLLAGAGEEPAHLTWKQILAASVATKE from the coding sequence ATGGCTGAGCAGCACCGGGACACCGCCGGGCTCGATGCCTGGGCCGCGGTCGCCGACGAGCTCGAATGGCATGACCCCTGGACCACGTTGTACACGCCGAAAGGCCGTTACGGCCGGTGGTTCGACGGCGGCCGGTTCAATCTCGCGGTCAACTGCGTAGACCGGCACCTGCGAACACGCGGTTCGCAACCGGTCATCCTCTGGGAAGGAGAACCCGGAGACCGCCGCGAACTCACCTACGAGCAGTTGCATGCCGAAGTCGTCGCCCTGGCCGGATCGCTACGCGGGCTCGGCGTCGAAGCCGGCGACCGGGTCGCCTTGCACATGGGCTGGCTCCCGGAGACCGTCGTGGCCATGCTCGCCTGTGCCCGCATCGGCGCGGTGGTCGCGATCCTGCCCACCCCGCTCCCGGCTGAGGCCCTCGCGCTGCGGCTGCAGGACTTCCAGCCGCGCGTGCTGTTCACCCAGGACGGAGCCTGGCGGCACGGCACCATCCTGCCGCTGAAGGCCCGGGCCGATGAAGCCCTGGGCGCGGTCGGCGGCGTCGAGCACACCGTGGTGGTCCGGCGCACCGGGATGGACGTGGCCTGGTACGAGGGCGATCGCTGGCTACATGATCTCGTTGCGGAGCCGCGGCCGAGCGGCCCTGAACGCGACACCACACCCGCGGCTCTCGACCCGGAGCACCCGATCCTCGCCGGCCACCTGGCCAACCGTCGAGGCCAGCCAGTGTCGATCCTGCATGGCGCCGCCAACCTGGCCGCGTCGTCGCTGGCCATTCACCGCTATGCGGTCGCCGAGGGCGGTGTCTTCTGGTGCGCGGGTGATGTCTCGTGGATCGGCGCCCAAGCCCACGGCGTGCTGGGACCGCTGCTCGCCGGCACTACGACCGTGATGTTCGAGGGCATGCTCGACGTCCCCACCAGGCATCGCACCTGGGACATCGTGAGCCGATACGGCGTGTCCACACTCGTCACCACGCCTACGGTGATCCGGCTGCTGCGAGGCTGGTCGCAACGGCCACCGGACCCGGAGACGGTCGCCACACTGCGCCGCGTGGTGATGATCGCCGAACCGAGCGGCCCGGAACTGGTCAAGTGGCTGGCCGACGAGGTCGGCGACGGCCGGATCACGGTGGGCGACGGATGGGGCCAGGTCCAGCTGGGCGGCATCGTCAGCGTCGAACCACCGCTTGACCCGAAATCCTTGCCAGACCCCGGATTCGCCATTGTCGCCGACGACGGCACGGAACTACCCGACGGTCAAGGCGGCGAACTGGTCATGCGACAGCCGTGGGCCGGCACGCTGCGCGCCATGGAAGGCAGCGGCGTCGACGATGTCATGCGCAACTACCATTGGCACCGCGAAGGGGTCTATTCCACGTACGACGTCGCCCGCCGCTGCCAAGACGGAACGTTGGAGTTCCTGGGTCGCATGGATGAGGTGGTGAGCATCTCCGGTCAGCTGGTCTCACTCGGCGAAGTACGCCAGGTGCTGCTCGAGCATCCGTTCGTGGTCGCTGCGGAGGTCTTCGAACGCGCCGACGCCCGCCTGGGCCGGTCGCTGGCGGCGGCAGTCGAGCTCACCGAAGATGTGCCGGCCGACGCCACGGCAGCCGGCGAGTTGCTGGACACGGTCCGCGAGTTGCTCGGCGGATTGGCCCGGCCCCGCGCGCTGGCGTTCATCGACCGTTTCGGAGACCAGCTCACCCGGAGCCAGCTCCGGGAAGCGCTGACGCTTCTCCTCGCCGGCGCCGGCGAGGAACCCGCGCACCTGACCTGGAAACAGATCCTGGCCGCGTCGGTAGCGACGAAAGAGTAG
- a CDS encoding thioesterase family protein — translation MIESSFYVPTGEGGFRSTPATTSPWSKDEQHGGPVAALLARAVEQCEPTDHKVISRVTVDFLSTVPQGEAVVSARVARRGRRVELLEADIEADGRIVAVARAWRIDSRPESTPPIGIVKELPSIPPAARPQDFPGLNHEWGYAKAIDWRFVTGAFDQLGAVSVWTRVAPSLVPGEEPTGLQRMMIVADSANGLSAELEFTRWLFVPTSLALTVHRQLEGEWMLLDAHSRIGSSGLGLSHAEIADSTGPVGMVTQSLFVAPRA, via the coding sequence ATGATCGAGTCGAGTTTCTACGTCCCGACCGGCGAGGGTGGTTTCCGCTCCACCCCGGCCACTACCAGCCCGTGGAGCAAGGACGAACAACACGGCGGTCCGGTCGCGGCTTTGCTGGCCCGCGCGGTTGAGCAGTGTGAGCCGACCGATCACAAGGTGATCTCCAGAGTCACCGTGGACTTCCTCAGCACGGTCCCACAGGGCGAGGCGGTGGTGTCGGCCCGCGTCGCACGTCGCGGTCGCCGGGTCGAACTGCTCGAAGCCGACATCGAAGCGGATGGCCGCATCGTGGCCGTTGCCCGTGCTTGGCGCATTGACAGCCGCCCGGAGAGTACGCCGCCTATCGGGATAGTGAAGGAGCTGCCCAGCATTCCGCCGGCCGCTCGGCCGCAGGACTTCCCGGGACTCAACCATGAGTGGGGCTATGCAAAGGCCATCGACTGGCGATTCGTGACCGGCGCGTTCGACCAGCTGGGCGCCGTCTCGGTATGGACACGAGTGGCACCGTCACTGGTGCCCGGTGAGGAACCGACCGGGCTGCAGCGAATGATGATCGTCGCGGATTCGGCCAACGGCCTCTCGGCCGAACTCGAGTTCACGAGATGGCTGTTCGTCCCGACGTCGCTCGCGTTGACCGTACATCGTCAACTCGAAGGCGAGTGGATGTTGCTCGACGCCCACAGCCGGATCGGCTCGAGCGGTCTGGGCCTGAGCCACGCTGAGATCGCCGACTCCACGGGCCCGGTGGGTATGGTGACGCAATCGCTGTTCGTCGCGCCGCGTGCATGA
- a CDS encoding ABC transporter substrate-binding protein, whose amino-acid sequence MKRHIRTRAVLATVAGLALATAGCGGPGGDSSDDGPISIGVLSDLSGATSDVGTPYSEGMRDYVEWINTDGGIEGREIDLKLNDYAYDVARAEQLYSQYVNEGVVAIQGWGTADTEALRQKIAEDELPFMSASYAETLVDPEETPYNFVVAATYSDQMRVALKWIAEDSGGTADVAVFHHDSPFGQSPVADGESYIEENELDLGYRAYAMPTGATDYVAQLGRAASQGAEYVVIQNVSSPAAIVASNIAQQNLDMTIVCLNWCADELFITLAGDAAEGHIMVQPFAPPTVEASGQEVPAAFLEENGSSLEAKGLHYTQGWYTMHVMAEGVRHLISNDEDVTGANLKNALESLGPVDTGGVTPPIEFGPDSHKGADSTGIYEVEGGELVEIAQDVRP is encoded by the coding sequence GTGAAAAGACACATACGAACCCGGGCTGTCCTCGCGACAGTGGCTGGATTGGCGCTGGCGACAGCCGGCTGTGGCGGTCCCGGCGGTGACAGTTCGGACGACGGCCCCATCTCGATCGGCGTCTTGTCCGATCTGTCCGGAGCCACTTCGGACGTCGGCACACCCTACAGCGAGGGCATGCGGGATTACGTCGAGTGGATCAACACCGACGGAGGCATCGAGGGTCGTGAGATCGACCTCAAGCTCAACGACTATGCCTACGACGTCGCCCGAGCCGAGCAGCTGTACTCGCAGTACGTGAACGAGGGCGTGGTGGCGATCCAGGGCTGGGGTACCGCCGACACCGAAGCGCTGCGGCAGAAGATCGCCGAAGATGAGTTGCCGTTCATGTCCGCCTCTTACGCCGAGACGTTGGTCGACCCGGAGGAGACGCCGTACAACTTCGTGGTCGCCGCAACCTACTCCGATCAGATGCGAGTAGCGCTGAAGTGGATCGCCGAAGACTCCGGCGGCACCGCCGACGTCGCGGTCTTCCATCACGACAGCCCGTTCGGGCAGTCTCCGGTAGCCGATGGCGAGAGCTACATCGAAGAAAACGAGCTCGACCTGGGGTATCGGGCCTATGCCATGCCCACCGGCGCCACCGACTATGTGGCCCAGCTCGGCCGGGCCGCCTCCCAAGGAGCCGAGTACGTCGTCATCCAGAACGTGTCCAGTCCGGCCGCGATCGTCGCCAGCAACATCGCCCAGCAGAACCTCGACATGACCATCGTCTGCCTGAACTGGTGTGCGGACGAGCTGTTCATCACCCTGGCCGGTGACGCCGCCGAAGGACACATCATGGTGCAGCCGTTCGCGCCGCCCACGGTAGAGGCCAGCGGTCAGGAAGTGCCGGCGGCGTTCTTGGAGGAGAACGGGTCGAGTCTCGAAGCCAAAGGACTGCACTACACCCAGGGCTGGTACACCATGCATGTGATGGCCGAAGGTGTCCGGCACCTGATCTCGAACGACGAGGACGTCACGGGAGCCAATCTCAAGAACGCCCTCGAAAGCCTCGGCCCGGTCGACACCGGAGGCGTCACGCCGCCGATCGAGTTCGGCCCCGACAGCCACAAAGGTGCTGACAGCACCGGAATCTACGAGGTCGAGGGCGGCGAGCTCGTAGAGATCGCCCAGGACGTCCGCCCGTGA
- a CDS encoding AMP-binding protein has protein sequence MMPSASEPSVGHSAGSARAGETFPRLLRRLASDRPDEVALQEKLYGIWQPITWSGYARRVADFAHGLADLGVERGHVVAVIGDNRPEWLIAELAAQSLGASVVGIYPTSIGDEVVHILDLAGVRVVVAEDQEQVDKIIRLKSRLPRVETVVYYDPHGLENYDQPYLREFVQVESAGRQRGAEQPEWLDRQLDATSPDDIAIICTTSGTTALPKLAELSHTNLLSMARHLAQVDPLVKSDRYVSFLPLAWIGEQMLAVACGLSFGLTLSFPEDSSTQRADLREIGPDVMFSPPRIWESMLSDVQVRVDEAGKLKRAVFGWGYSVGDQMAGLRVQGRRPGARLRVKHLIADALALRPVRDQLGLARLKRAYTGGAPLGPDVFRFFHAIGVNLKQIYGQTEICGIAVLHSDDDIRFHTVGRPIPGTELHIADDGEILLRSAAVFRGYHRNPESTSAALDDHGWLHTGDAGYLDDGHLVVIDRAKDVRRAPDGQLFSSAFVENKLKFSPYVEEAVVFGGEREEVREDGPVAADVTAMITIDPATAGAWAEHQHLSYTTYTDLAAKPEIYGLVAHDVARANDDLPEAIRVRRFLLLHKQLDPDDDEITRTRKVRRGVIAERYADIISALARGDQDVTISSTVTYQDGSSVERKIALRIFDLAGLAAPTADLRRPVWSGRR, from the coding sequence ATGATGCCCTCGGCGTCCGAGCCTTCCGTCGGCCACTCGGCCGGGTCGGCGCGAGCCGGTGAGACCTTCCCCAGGTTGCTGCGCCGGCTCGCGTCCGACCGGCCGGACGAGGTCGCGCTGCAGGAGAAGCTCTACGGCATCTGGCAGCCGATCACCTGGAGCGGATACGCGCGGCGGGTCGCGGACTTCGCCCACGGTCTCGCCGATCTCGGTGTCGAACGCGGACACGTGGTGGCGGTGATCGGAGACAACCGTCCGGAGTGGCTGATCGCCGAACTCGCCGCGCAGTCGCTCGGCGCTTCGGTGGTCGGGATCTACCCCACCAGTATCGGCGATGAGGTCGTGCACATCCTCGACCTGGCCGGCGTGCGAGTGGTTGTGGCCGAAGACCAAGAACAGGTCGACAAGATCATCCGGCTGAAGAGTCGGCTGCCTCGGGTCGAAACCGTCGTCTATTACGACCCCCACGGCCTCGAGAACTACGATCAGCCTTACCTGCGGGAGTTCGTCCAGGTCGAGTCCGCGGGCCGGCAACGAGGCGCGGAACAGCCCGAGTGGCTTGACCGGCAGCTCGACGCAACGTCGCCGGATGACATCGCGATCATCTGCACCACGTCCGGCACCACCGCACTGCCCAAACTCGCCGAACTGAGCCACACCAACCTGCTCAGCATGGCCCGTCATCTCGCCCAGGTGGATCCACTGGTCAAGAGCGACCGGTACGTTAGCTTCCTTCCCCTTGCTTGGATCGGCGAGCAGATGCTCGCGGTGGCATGCGGGCTGTCTTTCGGCTTGACGCTCAGCTTCCCGGAAGACTCGTCGACTCAGCGCGCAGACCTCCGGGAGATCGGGCCGGATGTCATGTTCAGCCCGCCGCGGATCTGGGAGTCGATGCTCTCCGACGTCCAGGTCCGGGTCGACGAGGCCGGGAAGCTCAAACGGGCCGTGTTCGGGTGGGGGTACTCCGTTGGAGACCAGATGGCCGGCCTTCGTGTCCAGGGTCGTCGCCCAGGTGCAAGGTTGCGGGTCAAACACTTGATCGCCGACGCATTGGCCCTGCGGCCGGTACGGGACCAGCTCGGGCTGGCGCGGCTGAAGCGGGCGTACACCGGTGGCGCGCCACTCGGACCGGACGTTTTCCGGTTCTTTCACGCCATCGGAGTCAACCTCAAACAGATCTACGGCCAGACCGAGATCTGCGGCATCGCGGTCTTGCACAGTGACGACGACATCCGGTTCCACACCGTCGGCAGGCCGATACCAGGCACTGAGCTGCACATTGCCGACGACGGTGAGATCCTGCTGCGCTCAGCCGCTGTTTTCCGCGGCTATCACCGCAACCCGGAGAGCACCTCCGCCGCACTCGACGACCACGGCTGGCTGCACACCGGCGACGCCGGCTATCTCGACGACGGCCATCTCGTGGTGATCGACCGTGCCAAGGACGTCCGCCGCGCTCCGGATGGTCAGTTGTTCTCATCGGCCTTCGTCGAGAACAAGCTGAAGTTCAGCCCGTACGTCGAGGAAGCGGTGGTCTTCGGTGGGGAGCGGGAAGAAGTACGCGAAGACGGCCCGGTGGCGGCCGATGTCACCGCGATGATCACCATCGACCCGGCTACCGCCGGCGCGTGGGCTGAGCACCAGCACCTCTCGTACACCACCTACACCGATCTCGCGGCCAAGCCCGAGATCTACGGGCTCGTCGCCCACGACGTCGCGCGGGCCAATGACGATCTCCCGGAAGCCATCCGGGTCCGCCGGTTCCTGCTGCTGCACAAGCAGCTCGATCCCGACGATGACGAGATCACCCGTACCCGCAAGGTGCGACGTGGCGTTATCGCCGAGCGTTACGCCGACATCATCTCCGCGCTCGCCCGCGGCGACCAGGACGTCACCATCAGCAGCACTGTCACTTACCAGGACGGCAGCAGCGTCGAGCGCAAGATCGCGCTGCGGATCTTTGATCTCGCCGGATTGGCCGCACCCACTGCTGACCTGCGCCGGCCGGTTTGGAGTGGTCGCCGATGA
- a CDS encoding ATP-binding cassette domain-containing protein, which yields MLTINNLEVIYNEVILVLRGLSLVVPEGAIVALLGSNGAGKSTTLKAVSGLLPTEQGEVTDGSVSFDGRDITRVDAADRVRLGISLCMEGRHIFEHLTVHENLIAGAYIHGRAPQEDLDLVYEYFPLLSDLRARTAGFLSGGEQQMLAIGRALMAKPKLLMLDEPSLGLAPKLVQEIFGYIARLNAELGTTVLVVEQNATRALEVAHHGYVMEQGRLVLDGPAAELRDNPDVKEFYLGLGEGGTRKSYREVKHYKRRKRWL from the coding sequence CTGCTGACCATCAACAACCTCGAGGTCATCTACAACGAGGTCATCCTGGTGCTGCGGGGCCTGTCGCTGGTCGTTCCGGAAGGAGCCATCGTGGCCCTGCTCGGCTCCAACGGCGCTGGCAAGTCGACCACGCTGAAGGCCGTGTCCGGCCTTCTGCCGACCGAACAGGGCGAGGTCACCGACGGGTCGGTGAGCTTCGACGGCCGTGACATCACTCGCGTGGACGCAGCCGACCGCGTACGGCTGGGCATTTCCTTGTGTATGGAGGGCCGGCACATCTTCGAGCACCTGACGGTGCACGAGAATCTCATCGCCGGTGCCTACATCCACGGCCGCGCGCCACAAGAAGATCTGGACCTGGTGTACGAGTATTTCCCGCTGCTGTCCGACCTGCGGGCCCGCACCGCCGGTTTCCTCTCCGGCGGCGAACAGCAGATGCTGGCCATCGGACGCGCGTTGATGGCCAAGCCGAAACTGCTCATGCTCGACGAACCGTCGCTGGGTTTGGCGCCCAAGCTGGTCCAGGAGATCTTCGGCTACATCGCCCGGCTCAACGCCGAACTCGGCACCACGGTGCTCGTGGTCGAGCAGAACGCCACCCGGGCGCTGGAAGTGGCTCACCACGGATACGTGATGGAGCAGGGCCGGCTGGTCCTGGACGGCCCCGCCGCAGAACTTCGCGACAACCCGGACGTCAAGGAGTTCTACCTGGGGCTTGGTGAGGGAGGCACCCGCAAGAGTTACCGCGAAGTCAAACACTACAAGCGCCGCAAGCGGTGGCTGTGA
- a CDS encoding branched-chain amino acid ABC transporter permease, giving the protein MSEFLQLTLFGLSNGAILALAALGFVLIYKATGVINFAQGHFLLIGAYVFYAAMVVFGFHWTLSILFGVVIAIALGVVVERFVLRPMIGEEAIAVIMVTIGLSSMFAGGVQFMFGTSPKETPRFLPPGSMELAGATVPWSRIAAIAIAAVVLTAFTLFFTRSRHGIAMRAVADDQQAALTIGISVRRVFALAWALAAATAVIGGILLANLTGVSPALAGFGLVVFPVVILGGLDSVPGTIAGGIIIGLLVQYTAGYVGGGLEQVIPFIVLIGILMVRPYGLFGQVRIERV; this is encoded by the coding sequence ATGAGCGAATTCCTCCAGCTCACGCTGTTCGGCCTGTCCAACGGTGCGATCCTCGCGCTGGCCGCACTCGGTTTTGTGCTGATCTACAAAGCCACCGGCGTCATCAACTTCGCCCAGGGCCATTTTCTGCTGATCGGCGCGTACGTGTTCTACGCGGCGATGGTGGTGTTCGGATTCCACTGGACACTGAGCATTCTGTTCGGGGTGGTCATCGCCATCGCCCTGGGCGTCGTCGTCGAGCGTTTCGTCCTCCGGCCGATGATCGGTGAGGAAGCGATCGCCGTCATCATGGTCACCATCGGGCTCTCCTCGATGTTCGCCGGTGGGGTGCAGTTCATGTTCGGCACCTCGCCGAAGGAGACACCCCGGTTCCTGCCGCCTGGTTCCATGGAGCTCGCCGGTGCGACCGTTCCGTGGAGCCGGATCGCCGCGATCGCGATCGCAGCGGTGGTCCTCACCGCGTTCACGCTGTTCTTCACCCGGTCCCGGCACGGAATCGCCATGCGGGCCGTCGCGGACGACCAGCAGGCCGCGCTCACCATCGGCATCAGCGTCCGCCGGGTCTTCGCCCTGGCGTGGGCGCTTGCCGCTGCCACCGCGGTCATCGGCGGCATCCTCCTGGCCAACCTCACCGGTGTATCCCCGGCGTTGGCCGGTTTCGGCCTCGTCGTGTTCCCGGTCGTCATTCTCGGCGGGCTCGACTCGGTACCGGGAACCATCGCCGGTGGCATCATCATCGGGCTGCTGGTGCAGTACACCGCCGGCTACGTGGGCGGCGGGCTCGAACAGGTCATCCCGTTCATCGTCCTCATCGGCATTTTGATGGTCCGTCCGTACGGACTCTTCGGCCAAGTCCGGATTGAGAGGGTCTAA
- a CDS encoding IclR family transcriptional regulator domain-containing protein: MTEPEARGTLGTVRNAVVLLDLLSEGPAYQQLTDLAERSGLAVPTVHRLLRSLVLADLVEQDRNSSRYGLGPEVARLSQRYLARLPILGALSPYLVPLRDTIGHTVHVAVLTRGHVVYVDRVDGSDGGLYRDTHRVHPAAETAAGRVLAARADEETWRHVLESATAELRKICENNAEQWRTAGYLVTAGHSPDEPTEIAVPVVDGAGRAVAALAATPPGSTSDTQLAEIASHLSRAGRAAGRTLSHG; the protein is encoded by the coding sequence GTGACTGAGCCGGAGGCCCGTGGAACGCTCGGAACGGTCCGCAACGCCGTGGTGCTGCTGGATCTGCTGTCAGAAGGCCCGGCATACCAGCAGCTGACCGATCTCGCTGAGAGATCCGGACTGGCCGTGCCCACCGTGCACCGGCTGCTGCGCTCCCTGGTCCTGGCCGACCTCGTCGAGCAGGACCGCAACTCCTCGCGCTACGGGCTCGGACCCGAGGTCGCCAGGCTGTCGCAGCGTTACCTGGCCCGCCTGCCCATCCTCGGTGCGCTCTCGCCTTACCTGGTGCCGCTGCGGGACACCATCGGGCATACCGTGCATGTCGCCGTGCTGACCCGGGGCCACGTCGTCTATGTCGACCGGGTCGACGGTTCCGACGGCGGTCTCTACCGCGACACTCACCGGGTACACCCAGCCGCCGAGACAGCGGCGGGCCGCGTCCTGGCAGCGCGGGCAGACGAAGAAACCTGGCGCCACGTACTAGAGTCCGCCACGGCCGAGCTGCGGAAGATCTGCGAGAACAACGCGGAGCAATGGCGCACGGCCGGATACCTCGTCACCGCCGGCCACTCACCGGATGAACCCACCGAGATCGCCGTGCCGGTCGTCGACGGCGCCGGGCGGGCCGTCGCCGCCTTGGCCGCCACACCTCCCGGCAGCACGTCCGACACTCAGCTCGCCGAGATCGCCAGCCATCTCTCCCGGGCCGGGCGCGCGGCAGGAAGGACACTGAGCCATGGCTGA
- a CDS encoding ABC transporter ATP-binding protein — protein MITRAYRHSLNGSLLAPGQPLLEVKGVSLRFGGISALADVGFTVTQGHIHAVIGPNGAGKSSLLNCISGLYRPQQGQVLLHTGGEQGGEADLIRMRPHRIARLGVARSFQNIELFRHLTVLENLMLGRHVHMRHRLFASLAWFGPARREEIHHRGLVEEVIDLLQIQSVRHKPVGALAYGFQKRVELGRALCMQPALLLLDEPMAGMNTEEKEDMARFVLDVHELAGVTVVLIEHDMNVVMDISDRVSVLDFGKLIADGTPGDVSGDPAVINAYLGEELSA, from the coding sequence ATGATCACGCGGGCGTACCGGCATTCCCTCAACGGCAGTCTCCTGGCGCCAGGGCAGCCGTTGTTGGAGGTCAAGGGCGTCAGCCTGCGGTTCGGCGGGATCTCCGCGCTGGCCGATGTCGGCTTCACCGTCACTCAGGGACACATTCATGCGGTGATCGGTCCCAACGGCGCAGGCAAGTCGAGCCTGCTCAACTGCATCAGCGGTCTCTACCGCCCGCAACAAGGCCAGGTGCTTCTGCACACCGGCGGAGAACAGGGTGGTGAAGCTGATCTGATCCGGATGCGCCCGCACCGGATCGCGCGGCTCGGCGTCGCGCGGTCCTTCCAGAACATCGAGCTGTTCCGGCACCTCACCGTGCTCGAGAACCTCATGCTCGGACGGCACGTCCACATGCGGCACCGATTGTTCGCCTCGCTGGCCTGGTTCGGCCCGGCTCGGCGCGAAGAGATCCACCACCGAGGGCTGGTCGAAGAGGTCATCGACCTCTTGCAGATCCAGTCCGTCCGGCACAAACCGGTCGGCGCCCTCGCCTACGGCTTCCAGAAACGTGTGGAGCTGGGCCGTGCGCTGTGCATGCAGCCTGCGTTGCTGCTGCTCGACGAACCGATGGCGGGAATGAACACCGAAGAGAAAGAGGACATGGCCCGTTTCGTGCTCGACGTCCATGAGCTTGCCGGCGTCACCGTGGTCCTCATCGAGCACGACATGAACGTCGTGATGGACATCTCGGACCGGGTCAGTGTGCTCGATTTCGGCAAACTCATCGCGGACGGCACACCTGGTGATGTCAGTGGCGATCCCGCGGTGATCAACGCCTACCTCGGCGAGGAGTTGAGCGCATGA
- a CDS encoding branched-chain amino acid ABC transporter permease: MPATATGIHHRSYASELSLRHTRAERLRLVLILLALVAVPFVVTPYWLTIANQIGIAVIGAIGLNILVGYTGQISLGQGGFLAVGAYTSALLHIRADLPVPVCIALAVLTTAAIGALFGMPALRLKGLYLAIATLASQEIILFAVRTWDWLTGGVDAISLPRLEVAGFVFRRDFEWYWIIVVFAVLAVFTGRNLFRTGLGRSFMAVRDQDIAASAMGVDVTRTKVLAFAISSAYAGLAGALMAHYTGIVTWERFTLDVSVLYLAIIIVGGLGSIAGTVYGAIFMITLPALITRFGQDFQSVWPQAAEKVPAVQVIVFGLVIVLFLIFEPRGLNRIWQRMKDYVRFWPFRY, encoded by the coding sequence ATGCCAGCGACCGCCACCGGCATCCACCACCGCAGCTACGCCAGCGAGCTGTCGTTGAGGCACACCCGCGCGGAACGGCTCCGTCTGGTACTGATCTTGCTCGCGCTGGTGGCGGTGCCGTTCGTCGTGACGCCGTACTGGCTGACCATCGCCAACCAGATCGGCATCGCCGTCATCGGCGCGATAGGTCTCAACATCCTGGTCGGCTACACCGGACAGATCAGCCTGGGGCAAGGGGGCTTTCTGGCCGTCGGCGCCTACACTTCGGCGTTGCTGCATATCCGTGCGGACCTGCCGGTTCCGGTGTGCATCGCACTAGCGGTGTTGACCACGGCCGCCATCGGGGCCCTGTTCGGGATGCCCGCTTTGCGGCTGAAAGGCTTGTATCTCGCCATCGCCACGCTGGCATCGCAAGAGATCATCCTGTTCGCCGTCCGCACCTGGGACTGGCTGACCGGCGGTGTCGACGCGATCTCGCTGCCGCGCCTCGAAGTTGCCGGATTCGTCTTCCGCCGCGACTTCGAGTGGTACTGGATCATCGTGGTCTTCGCCGTCCTGGCGGTATTCACCGGGCGCAACCTGTTCCGCACGGGACTGGGGCGTTCGTTCATGGCCGTACGTGACCAAGACATCGCGGCCTCGGCGATGGGCGTCGATGTCACGCGCACCAAGGTGCTGGCGTTCGCGATCTCTTCGGCCTACGCCGGTCTAGCCGGTGCTCTGATGGCGCATTACACCGGCATCGTCACGTGGGAGCGCTTCACTCTGGATGTGTCGGTGCTCTACCTGGCGATCATCATCGTTGGCGGCCTCGGCTCTATCGCGGGCACCGTGTACGGCGCGATCTTCATGATCACTCTGCCGGCTCTGATCACCCGGTTCGGTCAGGACTTCCAGTCCGTGTGGCCGCAGGCGGCAGAGAAGGTGCCTGCCGTGCAGGTCATCGTCTTCGGCTTGGTGATCGTCCTCTTCCTGATCTTCGAACCGAGGGGGCTCAACCGAATATGGCAGCGCATGAAGGACTACGTCAGGTTCTGGCCCTTCCGATACTGA